From one Candidatus Thioglobus sp. NP1 genomic stretch:
- a CDS encoding DUF2889 domain-containing protein gives MLSKPAKRDLKHNRIIKGKGYKREDGLWDIEVFLIDSKTYSFKNMHRGYISAGEPLHDMAVRLTLSDDSKIIDIEALINASPYNICPQAVKNCQKLKGEFLVAGFNRKVIKILGGEKGCRHITDLLAHAGTIAYQTLWKEKTESEEKKISIEEAQSIEKKFANSCYALKKDGEVYNQYKEILIKKVEKA, from the coding sequence ATGCTATCTAAGCCGGCCAAGAGAGATCTAAAACATAATAGAATAATTAAAGGTAAAGGCTACAAAAGAGAGGATGGGCTTTGGGATATTGAAGTTTTTCTTATTGATAGTAAGACGTATTCATTTAAAAATATGCATAGAGGTTATATAAGCGCTGGGGAGCCTCTTCATGATATGGCTGTTAGATTAACTCTTAGTGATGATAGCAAGATTATTGATATAGAAGCGCTAATTAATGCTTCACCATATAATATTTGTCCACAAGCAGTAAAAAATTGTCAAAAATTAAAAGGTGAATTCTTAGTTGCTGGATTTAATAGAAAGGTTATAAAAATTTTAGGTGGTGAAAAAGGGTGTCGACACATAACTGATCTACTTGCCCATGCTGGGACTATTGCTTATCAAACTCTTTGGAAGGAAAAAACTGAAAGTGAAGAAAAAAAGATTTCAATTGAAGAGGCTCAGTCTATTGAAAAGAAGTTTGCTAACTCATGTTATGCACTAAAGAAAGATGGAGAGGTTTATAATCAATATAAGGAAATTTTGATAAAGAAAGTTGAGAAAGCTTAA